GGCACCCTGCTCATCTTCGATGAGATCCAGACGGGCATGGGCCGCCTGGGAACCCCCTTCGCCGCCCAGTACTACGGTGTCCGTCCCGACCTCATCACCTCCGCCAAGGGCCTGGCCTCCGGCGTGCCCATGGGTGCCTTGCTGATGACGGCCGCCGTGGCCGCCAGGCTCAAGGGCGGCTACCTGGGCAGCACCTTCGGCGGCGGTCCCCTGGCCTGCGCGGCCCTGCTGGCCACCGTGGACGTCATCAACCACGAGGGGCTGATGCCCAATGCCATGGCCGCTGCGGCGCGCCTGCGCTTGGAGCTGAAGGGTTCGGTGGTCACCGAGGTGCTGGGCGAGGGCCTGCTGCTGGGCCTACGCAGCGCCCATGCCGCGGCTCTCAAGAAGCACCTCCTCGCCCATCACCTCCTCGTCGGCGGCTCGGGCGATGCCTCGGTGCTGCGCCTCATGCCCCCCCTCAATGTCAGCGGCGAGGCCCTGACCGCGCTCATCACCGCCATCTACGCCTTCCAGCCGGAGTCGAAATGAAGCACTTCACCCGCATCTCCGACCTGGGCCCCGCCGGGGTCAAGGAGATCCTCGCCACCGCCGCCACCTGGAAGCAGAACCGCCCCGGCGCCATCTTCACCGACCGCATCCTGGGCATGGTGTTCTTCAATCCCAGCCTGCGCACCAGGGCCAGCTTCGAAGCGGCCATGCTGCGCCACGGCGGCCACGCCATCGTGCTGGAAGTGGGCGCGGGCACCTGGAAGCTGGAGGACCGCGACGGCGCCATCATGAACGAGGACCGCGCCGAGCATGTGCGCGAGGGCGTGCCCGTGCTGGGCCGCTACGCGGACCTGCTGGCTGTGCGCACCTTCAGCCACGGCAACGGGGATGCGGAAGACGAAGTCGATCCCGTCATCAACGCCTTCCGCCGCTTCTCCACCGTGCCCGTGCTGAGCATGGAAAGCGCCCGCGAGCATCCCCACCAGGGCCTCGCCGACCTGCTCACCATCCAGGAGGCCCACGGCAGCACGAAGGTGCCCGTGACCCTCACCTGGGCGCCGCACATCAAGCCCCTGCCCAAGGCCGTGCCCAACTCCTTCCTGCTCACCGCCGCGGCCTGCGGGGCCGAGATCCGCGTGGCCCATCCCAAGGGCTACGAACTGAGCGCCGAGGTGCGGGCCGAGGCCGAAGCCTATGCCGCCGCCACCGGCGGGAAAATCACCTACACCAACGACCAGGACGCCGCCCTCGAAGGCAGCGCCGCCGTCTACGCCAAGGCCTGGGGCCCCTCCACGCAGTCCGGCCTGACCGCCGCGCCCATGGCCGACCTCGGCGCCTGGATGCCCACCGCCGCGCACATGGAGAAGGCCGCCAAGGAGGCCATCTTCACCCACTGCCTGCCGGTGCGCCGCAACCTCGAGGTGCACGACAGCGTCCTCGATGGGCCGTGGAGCCGCGTGGTGGACGAAGCCGAGAACCGCTTCCACGTGCAGCGGGCCACCATCCACCACCTTCTTTCCCAGTCCTAACCGATCCGCCCTGTTGATTCCGAGGTTGTGATGCCGCTCTCCCCGAACCCCTACGCCGCCCTCAAGGAAGCCTCCCAGTACGTCCGCCTCTTCCGCGGCAAGACCTTCGTCGTGAAGGTGGGCGGCGACGTGCTGTCCGAAGCCAAGATCCGCAAGGCCCTCTGCGAGCAGATTGCGCTGCTGTGGTCCTTTTCCATCCGCGTGGTGCTGGTGCACGGCGGCGGTTCCGAGCTGGATGCCGTCTGCGAGGCCATGCACATCCCCATCGAGAAGGTGGCCGGCCGCCGAGTGACCAGCCCCGAAGTACTCGATGCCGCCAAGATGGTCTTCGCGGGCCAGGTGCACATGGATCTCCTCGCCGATCTCCAGGCCTCGGGTGTCCCTGCCGTGGGGCTCACCGGTCTGGATGCAGGTCTGGTGAAGGCCCATAAACGACCGCCAGTCCCCGTGGTGCCCGATGGTGCCACCGAACCTCAGTTGGTAGATTTTGGTCTCGTGGGCGACATCGATGCCATCGACCCCCACGTACTCAGCCACCTGCTCGAAGGAGGGTTCGTGCCGGTGGTGGCGCCGCTCTCGGGAGGCGAGGACGGCGCCATTTACAACACCAACGCCGATACCATCGCGGCCAGCCTGGCCGGGGCCCTGGGCGCGGAGAAGCTCTTCTTCCTGCTGGCCGTGCCGGGCCTGCTCAAGGACATCAGCAAGGCGTCCTCCCTCATCCCCCATGCCACCCTCGAAGAGTTGGCGGGTTTTGAAGCCAGGGGCATCATCAGCGGGGGCATGCGGCCCAAGCTCGCGGCGGTGAAGGCCGCCCTGTCGGCTGGTGTGCCCAGCGCTCACCTGGTGAGCGGCTTGGCCCCCGACGCCCTGCTGGCCGAGATCTTCACCAACGAGGGCAGCGGCACCATGCTCGTACCGGGAAGCGTCCCGGGCCTCGCCACCGGAGTTGCCGGATGAGCCCCGAAGAACTCCTCACCCTGCTGGTGGGCACCCCCAGTGTCTCCGGCGAGGAAGGTCCCATCGCCGACCTGGTGCAGGATCTCCTCATCAGCAGGGGTTTCGCGGTGCAGCGCCAGGGACACAACCTCTGGTTCTCCTTCGGCACCCCGGGCGGCGCTCGCCTCCTGCTCAATTCCCACCTGGACACCGTGCCGCCCTGTGCGGGGTGGGAGGGCGATCCCTTCACGCCCGTATGGAACGGATCGCGGCTCCAGGGCCTGGGCTCCAACGATGCCAAGGGCTGTGTTACCGCCATGCTGCTGGCGGCCTTCGAGCTGTCCAAGCAGAAGGTGGATGGCGAAGTGGTGGTGGCCCTCAGCGCGGAAGAGGAAACGGGCGGCAAGGGCATTGCCACCATCCTCGATCAGCTGGGCCCCTTCGATGGCGCAGTCGTGGGCGAGCCCACGGGCTTACGCATCTGCGCCGCCCAGCGTGGCATGCTCCTGCTGAAGTGCACAGCGCGCGGCACCAGCGGCCACGTGGCCAATGCGCAGATGCTGGGGGCCGAGAACGCCATCCACAAAGCCGCCCGGGACATTTCCAAAATCGCCGTCATGGAATTCCCGCCCCATCCGTTGCTGGGCTCCCAGAAAGCCCAGGTCACCCAGATCCAGGGCGGCCTGCGGCGCAACCAGGTGCCCGATGCCTGCGAGTTCTTCATCGACCTGCGCACCAGCCCCGACCAGGATCACGACGACCTTGCGGCCTCCTTCCAGCGCCAGCTGGAAAGCGAAGTGGCCATCCACTCCAAGCGCTACCTGCCCAAGGGCACGGATCCCGACCACCCCATCGTCCGCGCCGCGCTCCAGGCCGCGGGCAAGGCCGGGCCCGTGGGATCCGGCACCACCTCCGACTGGGCCTTCCTGGGTGGCATCCCCGCCGTGAAGGTCGGCCCCGGCGACACCTTCCGCAGCCACAGCCCCAACGAATACCTCACCCTGCCCGAGCTCGAAGCTGGCGCCGCCTTCTACACGAACCTCGCCACCACCTTCTTCAAGCTACAGACGGCCAAGCACGAAGCAGGTGCCCGATGAAGCCAGACGGAACAACACTCTGGGCCAAGGACCTGCCGCTGGATGTGGCCATCCACCGCTTCACCGTGGGCGATGATCCGGATACCGATCTGACCCTGCTCCCCTGGGATGCCCTGGGCAGTGCCGCCCACGCGAAGATGCTGGCCGCCACGGGGCTGCTGGATTCCGCCGACGCCGCGGCCCTGGTGCGGGGCCTCAAGCGCATCGCCAACCTCGCCAAGCAGAATGCCTTTCCCATCCCGCCCCACCTGGAAGATGGCCACACTGCCATCGAAGCGGATCTCACCCGCAGCTTGGGGCCCGTGGGGCAGCGCATCCACTTGGCCCGCTCGCGCAACGACCAGGTGATCCTCGCCTTTCGGCTCTACCTGCGCGATGCCCTGCTGCGACTGGGCCTGAGGGTGTCCGATCTGGCGGCGGCCTTCCTTGCCTTCGCCCGCGATCATCAACACGTGGCCCTGCCCGGCTACACCCACCTGCGGCGTGCCATGCCCAGCACCTTCGGCATGTGGGCTGCGGCCTTCGCCGAGGGCCTGCTGGAGGAACTGGAAGCTCTGCAGTCGGTCTACCAGCGGCTCGACCGCTGCCCGCTGGGATCAGCCGCGGGCTTCGGCGTGCCCCTGCCCATCGACCGGGCACTCACGGCCAAGCTGCTGGGCTTCTCCAAGGTGCAGTGCAGTCCCATCGATGTGCAGAACAGCCGGGGCCGTCATGAGACGGCGCTGCTGCAGTGGGCCGCCTCCACCGGCGGTGTGCTGGAAAAATTCCTGTGGGACGTGTCCTTCTACAGCACCGAAGAATTCGGTTTCCTCAAGCTGCCGGATGCCTTCACCACGGGCTCGAGCATCATGCCCCAGAAGAAGAACCCCGATGTGGTCGAACTGGCCCGGGGCCGCTGTCGCGAGCTGCGGGGCACTGCAGGCCTGGTGGATCAGATCGGATCGGGCCTGCCCTCCAGCTACCACCGCGACCTCCAGCTGCTGAAGCGCCCCGTGATCATGGGTCTGCGCCAGGCAGACGAGCTGTTCGGCGTGCTGGTGCGGCTCATCCCCGCTCTGAAAGTGAACGCCGAGGCCACTTCCGCCGCCAGCACCGACGAGCTTTACGCTGCCCATCAGGCCTATGTGTACGTGCAAGGCGGCCTCCCCTTCCGCGAGGCCTACCGCAAGGTGGCGCAGCAGATCCAGGAGGGCACCTTCGCTCCCGATCGCGCAGCCCTCACCGCCACCCACTTGGGCGGCGCTGGGAATCTGGGCCTGGACGACCTCGCCACGGAGCTCATGCAGGCCCGCGCCTGGATCGAGGCCAAGCGGGACATCCATGCGGAAGCCGAGGTGGCGCTGTGGGCGAACTGACAACTGATCACCACCAAGACACCAAGGCGCCAAGAAAAACGAGGGCACTTTCATTTGCAGTTCTTGGTGTCTTGGTGCCTTGGTGGTTCAGCTTTCTCTTGAAGGAACCCGTATGAACAAGCTCGCCGTCCTCGCCTTCTCCGGCGGTCTCGACACTTCCTTCTGTGTGCTCTACCTCAAGGAGCAGGGCTACGACGTGGCCACGGTCACCGTGAACACCGGCGGCTTCTCGCCCGAGGAACTGGCCCGCATCGAGGCCGCCTCCCCCAAGCTGGGCGCCATCAGCCACACCACGGTAGATGCCCGCGCCGGACTCTTCGACGGCTACCTCCGCTACCTGGTTTACGGCAATGTGCTGCGCGGCCAGATGTATCCCCTGTCGGTGTCGGCCGAGCGTGTCTGCCAGGCCCGCGCCGTGGCCGAGCTGGCCAAGGAGATGAAGGCCGCTGCCATCGCCCACGGCTCCACGGGCGCAGGCAACGACCAGGTACGCTTCGACGTGGCCTTCCGCGCCCTGGCCCCAGAGCTGGAGATCCTCACCCCCATCCGTGACCTGGGCCTGTCCCGGGCCGAGGAGATGGCCTACTGCGCCGAGCGGGGCTTCCCCTTCCCCGAGAAGACCAAGGACTACTCCATCAATGAGGGCATGTGGGGCACCAGCGTGGGCGGTCGCGAGACCCTCGATGCCTGGAGCACCCTGCCCGAGGCGGCCTTCCCCGGCGGAGTGATCGGCTCCCTGGCGCCCAAGACGCTCACCATCAGCTTCGATCAGGGTGTGCCCGTGGCCCTGGACGGCAACGCCATGGATCCGGTCACGCTCATCGCCCAACTCAACGCCGTGGGCAAGGTCTACGGCATCGGCCGCGGCGTTCACCTGGGCGACACCATCCTGGGCATCAAGGGCCGCGTGGGCTTCGAGGCCCCCGCCGCGCACCTGCTCACCGGCGCGCACCGCGAACTGGAGAAGCTCGTACTCAGCGGCAAGCAGCTCTTCTGGAAGGAGTCCTTGGGCAACCTCTACGGCTCACTGCTGCACGAGGGCCACTTCTTCGATCCCCTGGCCCGCGACCTGGAAGCCTTCCTGCAATCCAGCCAGGATCGCGTCTGCGGCGAAGTGCGGCTCACCCTGCATCCGCGCACCTTCGTGGTGGAGGGCGTGCAGTCCCCCTATTCGCTGATGGACCCGCGCATCGCCACCTACGGCGAAGCCAACAAGCTGTGGACCGGCGCCGAAGCCGCAGGCTTCGCCAAGGTCTTCGGCGTCCAGCAGACCCTCACCCTCAAAGCCAAGCCCAACTGATCACCCGAGGCACCCATGAGAATCCACGTCGACAAGCTCGCCTCCGTCACCCGCAACCTGCGGCTGGGCCGCACCCTCACGCTGGGCAGCGAGATCCTGCTCGAAGAAGGCTCCGTCATCGCCTGCCGCGTGCGGGGCGAAAAGAGTACCTACAACCAGCTGGAAGATCCCTACGGCCGCATGAGCACGCTGCACGACGGCGACATCCTCGTGGGCGCCCTGGGCCACCGGAACGCGCTGCAGGGCTATGAGGGCGCCATGCCCACATCCTTGAAGCCCGGCGACACCGTGAACCTGCTCAACATGGGCGGCGTCATCGGCCAGTGCCTGTCGCACAACCCCGACGTGGGCAAGCCCTTCGAGCTGGAGGTGCTGGGCCAGGTGCTGGTGTTTCCCGAATTCCAGTCCCGCGCGGGCCAGTCGGCCCACATCCGCATGGGCGCCCTCAAGGGCACAAGCCTTTCCGCCCACTGCCCGGTGGTGTACGTGGCAGGCACCTGCATGAACGCGGGTAAGACTGCTGCCGCCTGCGCCACCATCCGCCAGCTGAGCCGTGCGGGCTATCGAGTGGGCGCCTGCAAGCTCACGGGTGTCTCCCTCATGCGCGATGCCCTGGCCATGCGGGACTACGGTGCCGAAGTTGCGCTTGATTTCACGGATGCCGGCATCACCTGCACCGATGCGGGCAGCGCTGCGGGCGTGTCGCACATCATCTTTTCGGAGCTGGCCTCCCATGGCGTGGATGTCATCGTGGCCGAAACCGGCGACGGCATCATGGGTGAGTACGGCGTGCAGGCCATTCTGCAGGATGCCGAGCTCATGGCCCTCAGCGGCGCGTTCATCGTATGCGCCAACGACCCTGTGGGCGCCGCCGGAGCCG
This sequence is a window from Geothrix sp. PMB-07. Protein-coding genes within it:
- the argB gene encoding acetylglutamate kinase codes for the protein MPLSPNPYAALKEASQYVRLFRGKTFVVKVGGDVLSEAKIRKALCEQIALLWSFSIRVVLVHGGGSELDAVCEAMHIPIEKVAGRRVTSPEVLDAAKMVFAGQVHMDLLADLQASGVPAVGLTGLDAGLVKAHKRPPVPVVPDGATEPQLVDFGLVGDIDAIDPHVLSHLLEGGFVPVVAPLSGGEDGAIYNTNADTIAASLAGALGAEKLFFLLAVPGLLKDISKASSLIPHATLEELAGFEARGIISGGMRPKLAAVKAALSAGVPSAHLVSGLAPDALLAEIFTNEGSGTMLVPGSVPGLATGVAG
- the argH gene encoding argininosuccinate lyase, producing the protein MKPDGTTLWAKDLPLDVAIHRFTVGDDPDTDLTLLPWDALGSAAHAKMLAATGLLDSADAAALVRGLKRIANLAKQNAFPIPPHLEDGHTAIEADLTRSLGPVGQRIHLARSRNDQVILAFRLYLRDALLRLGLRVSDLAAAFLAFARDHQHVALPGYTHLRRAMPSTFGMWAAAFAEGLLEELEALQSVYQRLDRCPLGSAAGFGVPLPIDRALTAKLLGFSKVQCSPIDVQNSRGRHETALLQWAASTGGVLEKFLWDVSFYSTEEFGFLKLPDAFTTGSSIMPQKKNPDVVELARGRCRELRGTAGLVDQIGSGLPSSYHRDLQLLKRPVIMGLRQADELFGVLVRLIPALKVNAEATSAASTDELYAAHQAYVYVQGGLPFREAYRKVAQQIQEGTFAPDRAALTATHLGGAGNLGLDDLATELMQARAWIEAKRDIHAEAEVALWAN
- a CDS encoding M20/M25/M40 family metallo-hydrolase; protein product: MSPEELLTLLVGTPSVSGEEGPIADLVQDLLISRGFAVQRQGHNLWFSFGTPGGARLLLNSHLDTVPPCAGWEGDPFTPVWNGSRLQGLGSNDAKGCVTAMLLAAFELSKQKVDGEVVVALSAEEETGGKGIATILDQLGPFDGAVVGEPTGLRICAAQRGMLLLKCTARGTSGHVANAQMLGAENAIHKAARDISKIAVMEFPPHPLLGSQKAQVTQIQGGLRRNQVPDACEFFIDLRTSPDQDHDDLAASFQRQLESEVAIHSKRYLPKGTDPDHPIVRAALQAAGKAGPVGSGTTSDWAFLGGIPAVKVGPGDTFRSHSPNEYLTLPELEAGAAFYTNLATTFFKLQTAKHEAGAR
- the argG gene encoding argininosuccinate synthase, whose product is MNKLAVLAFSGGLDTSFCVLYLKEQGYDVATVTVNTGGFSPEELARIEAASPKLGAISHTTVDARAGLFDGYLRYLVYGNVLRGQMYPLSVSAERVCQARAVAELAKEMKAAAIAHGSTGAGNDQVRFDVAFRALAPELEILTPIRDLGLSRAEEMAYCAERGFPFPEKTKDYSINEGMWGTSVGGRETLDAWSTLPEAAFPGGVIGSLAPKTLTISFDQGVPVALDGNAMDPVTLIAQLNAVGKVYGIGRGVHLGDTILGIKGRVGFEAPAAHLLTGAHRELEKLVLSGKQLFWKESLGNLYGSLLHEGHFFDPLARDLEAFLQSSQDRVCGEVRLTLHPRTFVVEGVQSPYSLMDPRIATYGEANKLWTGAEAAGFAKVFGVQQTLTLKAKPN
- a CDS encoding N-acetylornithine carbamoyltransferase, translating into MKHFTRISDLGPAGVKEILATAATWKQNRPGAIFTDRILGMVFFNPSLRTRASFEAAMLRHGGHAIVLEVGAGTWKLEDRDGAIMNEDRAEHVREGVPVLGRYADLLAVRTFSHGNGDAEDEVDPVINAFRRFSTVPVLSMESAREHPHQGLADLLTIQEAHGSTKVPVTLTWAPHIKPLPKAVPNSFLLTAAACGAEIRVAHPKGYELSAEVRAEAEAYAAATGGKITYTNDQDAALEGSAAVYAKAWGPSTQSGLTAAPMADLGAWMPTAAHMEKAAKEAIFTHCLPVRRNLEVHDSVLDGPWSRVVDEAENRFHVQRATIHHLLSQS